The following is a genomic window from Molothrus ater isolate BHLD 08-10-18 breed brown headed cowbird chromosome 39, BPBGC_Mater_1.1, whole genome shotgun sequence.
TCTCTGAGGACCCCAAGCCCTCTCTGaggtccccaaatccctctctAAGGTCCCCAAGCCCCTGGCTGTGACCCCAAGCCCCTCTCTgagaccccaaacccctctcTGAGGTCCCCAAAGCCCTCTGTGAGGTCCCCAAGCCCTCTGTGAGGACCCCCAAACCCCGCTCTGAGGACCCCAAGCCCTCTGTGAGGTCCCCAAGCCCCCCTGTGAGCTCCCCAAGCCCCTCTGTGAGTCCCAAGCCCTCTGTGaggaccccaaacccctctcTGAGGACCCAAAGCCCCTCTGTGAGTTCCCCAAGCCCCCCTGTGGAGCTCCCCAGGCCCCGTCCCCCCGCTCACGTCGAAGTAGCAGCCGcgctggaaggggctgcagcagggcaggtcGCGCTCCTCCGCCgccccagctgccccccagCAGCGCGTTTCCGCACCACGGCGTCGCCCTCGTCCATCCTGGGGTTCAGGTGCAGCACCACGTCCCCCCCCTCGCGCCCGCCCGAAGGTTGACGTAGAACCTGGGGGGGTCGGGGAGATTCtggggggggtctgggggtttggggggatttggggggatttggggggtttgagggggatttgggggggtttggggggatttgggggggtttgaggggatttggggggtcctggggtggTGACAGGgggggatttttgaggggattttgggggtttggggggaattttgggggttttggggggatttgggggtcctggAGTGTTGATGGGAGTTAGAGGAGGAtttgagggatttgggggtcctggggtggTGACAGGGGGAttttgaggggatttgggggtttgggggattttgggggtttgggggggatttgggggtcctggggtggTGACGGGGGTTGGGGTCCTGGGTGGTGACAGTGGCGGgtttgaggggatttggggggtcctggaGTGTTGATGGGAGGTTTGAGGAGGAtttgagggatttgggggtcctgggTGGTGacaggggggattttggggggattttggggttttgagggggatttggggtcctgCAGTGTTGATGGGAGGTtgaggaggatttggggatttgggggtcctggggtggtgacgggggggtttggggggattttggggtttggggggatttcGGGTCCTGGAGTGTGATGGGAGGTTTGAGGAGATTTGAGGGTATTTGGGGGTCCTGGATGGTAACAGGGGCGCTTagggaggatttggggatttggggggttttgggagGATTTTGGGTGTCTGGGGATCCTGAGGTGTGACGGAGACTTTGGGGTCGGGGCAGGTCGGAGATGGCTCTTGTGAAAGGTTTGGGGTCCTGGGGCGGattttgggagggttttggATCCTGGGAGGCGCCGCAGGGGAGTTTGGGGGCCCGGcgggtttggggggtcccagggggattttggggcggggtcctgggggtccccAGTACCTGCTGGCGTGGTGGGGCACGAAGCCCTTGATGACGATGGTTTTTTGGGGATCAGCCCCCCCGGGATGGTGGCAATGAAGGGGACGGGCTGGGGGGGCACGAACGGGGGGCTCAGAGTGGGGTGAGACCCCCCCAGAACCCAAATCCCAccctcagagccccccaaaccccccatgAGCGagccaccccaaatcccaccctcagagccccccaaatccccccaaaatcacccctggagccaccccaaaacacccaaatcaccccaaaactTCTGGGACCCCCCCAATCCCCCCTTGagccaccccaaacccccctcaggacccccaaatccccccttGAATCACCCAAATCCCCCTTAaagccaccccaaaaccccctgggacccccaaatccccccttgagccaccccaaaacacccaaatCCCCTCTTGAGTCACTCAAATCCCCCTTAaagccaccccaaaaccccctgggacccccaaatccccccaaatcaccccaatccccctccaggacccccaaaaccccccttGAATCACCCAAATCCCCCTTTAaagccaccccaaaaccccctgggacccccaaatccccccttgagccaccccaaaacacccagatcaccccaaaaccccctgggaccccccaaaccccccttgagccaccccaaatccccttttaagccaccccaaaacccccggggacccccaaatcccccaggtCCCTCCCCAGAACATCAAATCCCCCTTTAAgccaccccaaacccatcccaggacccccaaatccccccaaatccccccaaaccccccaggaccccccagtcccccccaaaCTCACCGGGTGGAGGGTGGGGGGCTGCCCCATCACCTGTGGGGCACAATTTGGGGTCAGTGGGGTGGGGGTCGCACCCGGGGAACCCCCCCTGTTGGGGAAggggtgaattttggggtttgggtgaATTTTGGGGGNNNNNNNNNNNNNNNNNNNNNNNNNNNNNNNNNNNNNNNNNNNNNNNNNNNNNNNNNNNNNNNNNNNNNNNNNNNNNNNNNNNNNNNNNNNNNNNNNNNNNNNNNNNNNNNNNNNNNNNNNNNNNNNNNNNNNNNNNNNNNNNNNNNNNNNNNNNNNNNNNNNNNNNNNNNNNNNNNNNNNNNNNNNNNNNNNNNNNNNNNNNNNNNNNNNNNNNNNNNNNNNNNNNNNNNNNNNNNNNNNNNNNNNNNNNNNNNNNNNNNNNNNNNNNNNNNNNNNNNNNNNNNNNNNNNNNNNNNNNNNNNNNNNNNNNNNNNNNNNNNNNNNNNNNNNNNNNNNNNNNNNNNNNNNNNNNNNNNNNNNNNNNNNNNNNNNNNNNNNNNNNNNNNNNNNNNNNNNNNNNNNNNNNNNNNNNNNNNNNNNNNNNNNNNNNNNNNNNNNNNNNNNNNNNNNNNNNNNNNNNNNNNNNNNNNNNNNNNNNNNNNNNNNNNNNNNNNNNNNNCCGAAACTGCCGCGAAACGCCCCCAAAACTGTCCCGAAATCTGCCCTAAACCGCCCCAAAAACTGTCCCGAAACTGTCCCAAATCGCCCCAAACTGCCCATAGCCGCCCCAAAACTGCCACGAACCTCTCCAAAATATGCCCCAAAACTGCGACGAAACTGCCCCAGAACGGACCCCAAACTGCCTCAAAACCTGCCCCAAAGCTGTCCCAAAAATTGctccaaaactgccccaaaaaccGCCCCAAAAACTGTCCTGAAACTGTCCGAAAATCTGCTCCAAAAACTGCCCAAAACTGCCACGAACCCGCCCCAAAAACTGTCCCGAAACTGCCTCAAAACCGCCCCAAAATCTGCCCAAAAACTGCCTCAAAACAGCCCCAAAGCTgtcccaaaactgccccaaaaatgCCTCAAAACCTGCCCTAAACCCAGCCTGAACCCAGCCCTAAATGTGTCCTGAATGTGTCCCCAAATGGACCCTAAATGTGTCCCCAAATTGGTCCCAAATATGTCCCAAAATGTGTCCCCAGAACAGCCCTGAACGTGATTCTAAACTGCTCCTAAATTTGTCCCAAAGCGGCTCCAAAACCAGACTCTAACTGGCCCTAAATGTGTCCCCAAACTGACCCTAAATTTGCCCCCAAACAGCCCTAAAATGGCCCTAAATATGTCCCAAAATGAGCCCTAAATTTGCCCCCAAACAGCCCTAAAATGGCCCTGAATGTGTCCCCAGATGAGCCCTAAATGTGTCCCCAAACTGACCCTAAAACGGCCCCAAATGCACCCAAAACTGACCCTAAAAGTGGCCCCAAACATCCCTGAACCcgtcctggctctgccccaaATTTGGGGACCCCACCCTGCCCCGAGGGGGCCCAGCCCCaattttggggtgggggaggtCCCTTCCCGTCCCCTCCCAGCGTTTGGATCCCGGGAATTCTTTGGGGTCCCCTCTGAACCCCCccaggggatttttggggtccctcccctgcccctgcaccccagaaaccccaaattcccccaggGGGTAAATCCGGATTTTCCTGTTCCAGCCTCGCGTCGGGATGGGGCTGAACGGAGCCTACAAGCAGGtagggctggggacaccccaaaaatctgaatttgggactcctgggacaccccaaaacccacatgGGGCGGATTCTctgccccaaaccccaaatttgAGG
Proteins encoded in this region:
- the LOC118700868 gene encoding LOW QUALITY PROTEIN: galectin-4-like (The sequence of the model RefSeq protein was modified relative to this genomic sequence to represent the inferred CDS: inserted 2 bases in 2 codons; deleted 4 bases in 3 codons), which encodes MGSLGGGSPGATPTPLTPNCAPQVMGQPPTLHPPVPFIATIPGGLXPQKTIVIKGFVPHHASRFYVNLRAGEGGDVVLHLNPRMDEGDAVVRNALLGGSWGAEERDLPCCSPFQRGCYFDLSIRCGNHRFKVFVQGQPLFDFHHRVXAGPHVDVLEIEGDVVLSYVHF